In Salinibacterium sp. ZJ70, one DNA window encodes the following:
- a CDS encoding thioester domain-containing protein yields the protein MTGTGAGSTVRGFQPPTPITQDPTAPYPGSNPPGYTPVTTFAGIITTQSVSDEDLTGEMYCINIRVTTQQGIGYEESPWEESTVPNVGHVAYILNNYYPNVAAPAGLNTDQQAAAVQAAIWYFTDGFVLGTTGPGSNLRSAVAAIVADAQQNGPVTEPDPPNLSIDAAGTSVPVGQLAGPFTINTDAAEVTVSIPFDRNATLYADAEGTMALENPATIAAGTQVWVSRTGTDPAEVLLAARAAVTVQRGQVYVYDGNAGSAITDAQRLILAATTELDTTAAPTAEFFAVGSLEVSKTLAGEAVGEQGAAQLAISCGEGYEFTADIPAGATTTQTFTFDGIPVDNTCVITEPTTGATTAVLVTTDAPQEVVMPDGGTSVTISNTYTFAPGGLVFTKTITGSQAGEQGEIVIAVDCGEALQDTVAIPAGSAAGDYTNTYTDLPAGTECTITDTQSGSTTTVEVVTDGPAEVTIEPGETATATLTNTATFRPGSLEVAKVITGPAAGLQGVIEVSIDCGDALQETLTIPAGSAAGDYREVFEEIPAGTTCTVSETLTGANSLVTVASDGPVAVTIAPVEVSEAVLTNTVTGVGVLDIPVVGALAVTGLLAVNSPVAFPLALAASLLGLAFAAYGASRRRELVAEGSLLE from the coding sequence ATGACGGGCACAGGCGCGGGCAGCACGGTGCGCGGCTTCCAACCCCCCACGCCGATCACGCAGGATCCAACGGCGCCCTACCCCGGTTCTAACCCCCCGGGATACACACCTGTCACGACCTTCGCCGGCATCATCACCACCCAGAGCGTTTCCGACGAGGACCTGACCGGTGAGATGTACTGCATCAACATCCGCGTCACGACGCAGCAGGGGATCGGGTACGAGGAGTCGCCGTGGGAGGAGTCGACTGTACCGAACGTCGGACACGTCGCCTACATCCTCAACAACTACTACCCGAACGTCGCGGCACCCGCCGGGCTGAACACCGACCAGCAGGCCGCAGCGGTCCAGGCGGCGATCTGGTACTTCACCGACGGCTTTGTCCTGGGAACGACTGGTCCGGGATCCAACCTCAGATCAGCGGTCGCCGCGATCGTCGCCGACGCGCAGCAGAACGGTCCGGTCACCGAGCCCGATCCGCCGAACCTCTCCATCGATGCGGCGGGCACCAGCGTCCCTGTCGGCCAACTGGCTGGCCCGTTCACGATCAACACGGACGCGGCCGAAGTGACCGTGAGCATTCCTTTCGACCGAAATGCGACCCTGTACGCCGATGCGGAGGGAACGATGGCGCTCGAGAATCCGGCCACCATCGCCGCCGGCACACAGGTCTGGGTCAGTCGAACAGGCACGGATCCAGCCGAGGTGCTGCTGGCCGCACGAGCCGCCGTGACGGTGCAGAGAGGACAGGTCTACGTCTACGACGGCAACGCGGGCAGCGCGATCACCGATGCGCAGCGGCTCATCCTGGCAGCTACCACTGAACTGGACACCACTGCCGCACCGACAGCCGAGTTCTTCGCGGTCGGCTCGCTCGAGGTCAGCAAGACTCTCGCGGGAGAGGCGGTGGGTGAGCAGGGGGCGGCACAGCTGGCCATCTCGTGCGGCGAAGGATACGAGTTCACGGCCGACATCCCGGCAGGTGCGACGACGACGCAGACATTCACGTTCGACGGCATACCCGTCGACAATACGTGCGTCATCACCGAACCGACCACGGGGGCGACGACGGCAGTACTTGTGACGACCGACGCTCCACAGGAGGTCGTGATGCCAGACGGCGGCACGAGCGTCACCATCTCCAACACCTACACGTTCGCTCCCGGAGGCTTGGTCTTCACCAAGACGATCACGGGCAGCCAAGCGGGCGAGCAGGGGGAGATCGTGATCGCCGTCGACTGCGGCGAGGCGCTGCAGGACACCGTGGCGATCCCTGCGGGATCTGCCGCTGGGGACTACACGAACACCTACACGGATCTGCCTGCGGGCACGGAGTGCACCATCACCGATACGCAGTCGGGCTCCACGACGACCGTCGAGGTCGTCACCGACGGCCCGGCCGAGGTGACGATCGAGCCCGGCGAGACCGCGACCGCGACTCTGACGAACACGGCGACATTCCGGCCGGGTTCGCTCGAGGTCGCAAAGGTGATCACGGGCCCGGCTGCCGGGCTGCAGGGAGTCATCGAGGTGTCGATCGACTGCGGCGATGCGCTGCAGGAGACGCTGACGATCCCGGCAGGGTCGGCGGCGGGCGACTACCGCGAAGTGTTCGAGGAGATCCCCGCGGGCACGACGTGCACCGTGAGTGAGACCCTGACGGGTGCGAACAGCCTCGTCACGGTCGCCTCCGACGGGCCCGTGGCGGTCACCATCGCACCGGTCGAGGTGTCTGAGGCGGTCCTCACGAACACGGTCACCGGCGTCGGGGTGCTGGATATCCCGGTGGTGGGAGCACTGGCGGTGACGGGACTCCTCGCGGTGAACTCGCCCGTCGCGTTCCCGCTCGCCCTGGCTGCCTCGCTGCTGGGCTTGGCCTTCGCCGCGTACGGCGCCTCGCGTCGACGTGAGCTGGTCGCCGAGGGCTCGCTCCTGGAGTGA
- a CDS encoding DUF1269 domain-containing protein gives MENRNYELLVGRYGDETAARQDFEALRSMDDVHVVASVVLSRKSDGKVEVKEHGGRTVGLGAGIGGVAGLVIGLFAPPLLLTGVIGLALGAGVGAITGEIVKRHEEKEIGVDAEEWLPAGSSAVVAVVDDRYLDRLDKALERADKRINKAIDKGDYEAVVRAISKSDDKILKALES, from the coding sequence ATGGAAAACCGAAACTACGAACTGCTCGTCGGCCGCTACGGCGACGAAACCGCGGCGCGACAGGACTTCGAGGCTCTTCGATCGATGGACGACGTTCACGTCGTCGCGTCGGTCGTTCTGTCGCGGAAGAGCGACGGGAAGGTCGAGGTGAAGGAGCACGGCGGACGAACGGTCGGTCTTGGCGCGGGCATCGGCGGCGTCGCCGGGCTCGTGATCGGACTCTTCGCGCCGCCTCTGCTGCTCACGGGCGTCATCGGGCTGGCTCTCGGAGCGGGCGTCGGCGCGATCACCGGTGAGATCGTGAAGCGGCACGAAGAGAAGGAGATCGGCGTCGACGCCGAGGAGTGGCTGCCGGCGGGATCGTCCGCAGTCGTGGCCGTCGTCGATGACCGCTACCTCGACCGACTCGACAAGGCACTCGAGCGGGCCGACAAGAGGATCAACAAGGCGATCGACAAAGGCGACTACGAGGCCGTGGTTCGCGCGATCTCCAAGAGCGACGACAAGATCCTCAAGGCTCTCGAGTCGTAG
- a CDS encoding Hsp20/alpha crystallin family protein, whose translation MARTLVQFDPLGGFDILRRQLFDDGFLAPRPGKGPTTDVYTDGDKALVVEAHLPNFSEKDVTVTVDRGTLVLQAERREKQEDQERKYVVRESSSSYYRSIPLPEEADQDAISADFSDGVLKVRVPLSGGDSPRTIQIESGGSKDESGSGKSKSESKKK comes from the coding sequence ATGGCTCGCACACTGGTCCAATTCGACCCGCTCGGAGGATTCGACATCCTGCGTCGGCAGCTGTTCGACGACGGCTTCCTGGCGCCTCGCCCTGGTAAGGGCCCGACGACCGACGTGTACACCGACGGCGACAAGGCGCTCGTCGTCGAAGCGCATCTCCCGAACTTCTCCGAGAAGGACGTCACGGTGACGGTCGATCGCGGAACGCTCGTCCTGCAGGCTGAGCGCCGCGAGAAGCAGGAGGACCAGGAGCGCAAGTACGTCGTCCGCGAGAGCAGCAGCAGCTACTACCGCAGCATCCCGCTTCCTGAGGAAGCCGACCAGGATGCCATCTCGGCGGACTTCTCCGACGGCGTCCTCAAGGTCAGGGTGCCGCTCTCCGGCGGCGATTCGCCTCGCACCATCCAGATCGAATCCGGCGGCTCGAAGGACGAGAGCGGGTCGGGCAAGTCGAAGAGCGAGAGCAAGAAGAAGTAG
- a CDS encoding sodium:alanine symporter family protein, with product MDVLNDVILSGGDLLWTWIVIPVLGLIGVYFTVRSGVVQLRMIPEMFRSITDKTPRDESGETQSVSAFQAFTMSAASRVGVGNIAGVGTAIAVGGPGAVFWMWTMAFVGGAASFVESTLGQLYKVRYQDGFRGGPAYYMQYGLGARWMGIVFACILIVCFPFAFSSLQANTISATLQGSLGVGSGWVPWVVGGVLVTLTGLVIFGGLRRIASVAQTTVPAMALLYLLMGLVIVALNIERLPEVFAAIYVEAFGFGQFTGGLIGVMIMQGVKRGMFSNEAGLGSAPNAGAAAAVTHPVKQGLVQTLGVYFDTFLVCSITAFIILVAIPDPVGAEKGVALTQAALVSNLGEWSNILLSLIIFLLAFTSIIGNYYYGESNIEFITDKPSVLLGFRVLVLVALFGGALASADIIWNTADAIMGIMALVNLVAITLLSGTAFRLLRDYSRQKGEGRDPVFTRDLLPDLSGIQVWEDERSVTGAVPVSRPPRRRR from the coding sequence ATGGACGTTCTCAACGACGTGATCCTGTCCGGCGGAGATCTGCTCTGGACCTGGATCGTGATCCCGGTCCTCGGCCTCATCGGGGTCTACTTCACGGTGCGCTCCGGTGTCGTGCAGCTGAGGATGATCCCCGAGATGTTCCGGTCCATCACCGACAAGACCCCCCGGGACGAGTCGGGTGAGACCCAGTCGGTCTCGGCGTTCCAGGCCTTCACGATGTCGGCGGCCTCGCGCGTCGGCGTCGGCAACATCGCGGGCGTCGGCACCGCGATCGCCGTCGGCGGGCCTGGCGCGGTGTTCTGGATGTGGACGATGGCGTTCGTCGGCGGAGCTGCCAGCTTCGTCGAATCGACGCTCGGGCAGCTCTACAAGGTGCGCTACCAGGACGGATTCCGCGGGGGGCCCGCGTACTACATGCAGTACGGGCTCGGCGCGAGATGGATGGGCATCGTGTTCGCCTGCATCCTCATCGTGTGCTTCCCGTTCGCGTTCAGCTCGCTGCAGGCCAACACGATCAGCGCCACGCTCCAGGGCAGCCTCGGCGTCGGCTCCGGCTGGGTTCCGTGGGTGGTGGGTGGCGTGCTCGTCACCCTCACGGGGCTCGTGATCTTCGGCGGACTGCGGCGCATCGCATCCGTGGCCCAGACCACGGTGCCCGCCATGGCGCTGCTCTACCTGCTCATGGGGCTCGTCATCGTCGCCCTCAACATCGAGCGACTTCCCGAGGTGTTCGCCGCCATCTACGTCGAGGCGTTCGGTTTCGGACAGTTCACGGGCGGGCTCATCGGCGTCATGATCATGCAGGGCGTCAAGCGGGGCATGTTCTCCAACGAGGCGGGTCTCGGGTCGGCGCCGAACGCGGGAGCCGCGGCCGCCGTCACGCATCCGGTGAAGCAGGGCCTCGTGCAGACGCTGGGGGTCTACTTCGACACGTTCCTCGTGTGTTCGATCACGGCGTTCATCATCCTCGTCGCGATCCCGGATCCGGTGGGTGCCGAGAAAGGCGTCGCGCTCACGCAGGCGGCACTCGTGTCGAACCTCGGCGAGTGGTCCAACATCCTGTTGAGCCTCATCATCTTCCTGCTCGCGTTCACCTCGATCATCGGCAACTACTACTACGGCGAGTCGAACATCGAGTTCATCACCGACAAGCCCTCGGTCCTCTTGGGCTTCCGTGTGCTCGTGCTGGTGGCGCTTTTCGGTGGCGCGCTCGCTTCAGCCGACATCATCTGGAACACGGCCGACGCGATCATGGGCATCATGGCGCTCGTCAATCTCGTGGCGATCACCCTGCTCTCGGGTACCGCCTTCCGGCTGCTGCGCGACTACTCGAGGCAGAAGGGCGAAGGTCGGGATCCTGTCTTCACACGGGACCTGCTGCCCGACCTCTCCGGGATCCAGGTGTGGGAGGACGAGCGCTCGGTGACGGGCGCGGTTCCGGTCTCTCGGCCGCCGCGCCGGCGCCGCTAG
- a CDS encoding ABC transporter permease, whose product MALDPIAAPQETAGKPQRTRHPIVGLVGLTVGLGVVLVLLLMVFIMPSLKSGPNQLPVGIVGPTAAVASWDDALEQASPAGYDLSMYASEAELVEAIENREIVGGIALAEDEVRVSVASAGSAVISGTIATTAQAIASASGVPVTVTDVVPLPAADPSGLGIGGLAFPLVFGGIVPAVAFRSVFKRSLGWAIAGISIFSVVGGVLVASVLQFLFGSIDGAAFWPVAAAMALGIAGLAIPLAGLKEAVGGAGFTIGAASMMFLGNPFAGISTSAAWLPEGLGLFGQLLPPGAAGTLVRSAAYFDWTGGAGAAVTLGLWVAAGVVLLIIGAKRNRAKAVAAD is encoded by the coding sequence TTGGCTCTCGACCCTATCGCCGCCCCCCAGGAGACCGCTGGAAAGCCCCAGCGGACTCGGCACCCGATCGTCGGGCTCGTCGGTCTGACCGTGGGGCTCGGGGTCGTGCTCGTGCTGCTGCTGATGGTGTTCATCATGCCGTCGCTCAAGAGCGGACCGAACCAGCTCCCGGTGGGCATCGTCGGCCCGACCGCCGCCGTCGCCTCATGGGATGACGCGCTCGAGCAGGCCAGCCCTGCCGGCTATGACCTGTCGATGTACGCAAGCGAAGCGGAGCTCGTCGAGGCGATCGAGAACCGTGAGATCGTCGGCGGCATCGCCCTCGCCGAGGATGAGGTGCGCGTCTCGGTCGCGAGCGCCGGCTCCGCCGTGATCTCGGGCACGATCGCCACCACGGCGCAGGCGATCGCCAGCGCCTCGGGGGTGCCCGTGACCGTCACCGACGTCGTTCCGCTTCCCGCCGCCGACCCCTCGGGCCTCGGAATCGGCGGTCTCGCCTTCCCGCTCGTCTTCGGCGGCATCGTGCCCGCCGTCGCATTCCGCTCGGTCTTCAAGCGCAGTCTCGGCTGGGCGATCGCCGGCATCTCGATCTTCTCGGTGGTCGGCGGCGTGCTGGTCGCCAGCGTGCTCCAGTTCCTCTTCGGCAGCATCGACGGCGCCGCGTTCTGGCCTGTCGCCGCGGCGATGGCGCTCGGCATCGCGGGCCTCGCGATCCCGCTCGCTGGGCTCAAGGAGGCCGTGGGCGGCGCGGGCTTCACGATCGGCGCCGCGAGCATGATGTTCCTCGGCAACCCGTTCGCGGGGATCTCCACCTCGGCGGCCTGGCTGCCTGAGGGCCTCGGCCTCTTCGGCCAGCTGCTGCCCCCGGGGGCTGCGGGAACGCTCGTGCGCTCTGCGGCCTACTTCGACTGGACTGGGGGAGCGGGCGCCGCCGTCACGCTCGGCCTGTGGGTCGCCGCGGGCGTCGTGCTGCTCATCATCGGCGCGAAGCGCAACCGCGCGAAGGCGGTCGCGGCCGACTGA
- a CDS encoding TetR/AcrR family transcriptional regulator: MRADAARRRDRIVREARHMFAAHGSGIALEAIADASEVGIATLYRNFDSRLALAEEVALAILSDIRYASALALERMTENPVGTWRTYLEELIDLDLGALTAGLGDLVAEGLSQRVLEMQTQTLARVDEVLAAARRYGQVRAELSAIELVVLLGMITRPQPDVIRQATPRLVENVLDILIGGLRNVTENEEPSPSVD; encoded by the coding sequence ATGCGAGCCGACGCCGCGCGCCGCCGCGACAGGATCGTGCGCGAAGCGCGACACATGTTCGCGGCGCACGGAAGCGGCATCGCCCTCGAAGCGATCGCCGATGCCAGCGAGGTCGGCATCGCCACGCTCTACCGCAACTTCGACTCGCGCCTCGCCCTCGCCGAGGAGGTCGCCCTCGCGATCCTCTCCGACATCCGCTACGCCTCCGCGCTCGCCCTCGAACGCATGACCGAGAACCCGGTCGGCACCTGGCGCACCTACCTCGAGGAGCTCATCGACCTCGACCTCGGCGCGCTCACCGCAGGACTCGGCGATCTCGTCGCCGAGGGCCTCTCGCAGCGCGTCCTCGAGATGCAGACCCAGACGCTCGCGCGCGTCGATGAGGTTCTCGCGGCCGCCCGGCGATACGGGCAGGTGCGCGCCGAGCTGAGCGCCATCGAACTCGTCGTCCTGCTGGGGATGATCACCCGCCCCCAGCCCGACGTCATCCGCCAGGCGACACCCCGACTCGTCGAGAACGTGCTCGACATCCTCATCGGCGGACTGCGCAATGTGACGGAAAACGAGGAGCCCTCTCCCTCTGTCGACTGA
- a CDS encoding TetR/AcrR family transcriptional regulator: MTTPSEPAPEGRRARKRRETEAAITLAAIQLALERGYENVTVEAICDRADVSRSTFFNYFPSRDSAIVGRSMLARTPEQIDAAFSAHPGDTVRGAIALLAVGAREPSPEASAAARLHWQLIAEQETARRHYSYALIGTQQRLTEATLAWLTAHPEEATLPDDLEREATLVVTAVNAVLYSVTEAWTIPFAAIEKPAEAIDLAIDRLARTIGATS; this comes from the coding sequence ATGACCACGCCCAGCGAACCCGCCCCCGAGGGTCGCCGAGCGCGAAAGCGCCGGGAGACCGAGGCAGCCATCACCTTGGCCGCGATCCAGCTCGCCCTCGAGCGCGGCTATGAGAACGTCACCGTCGAAGCCATCTGCGATCGCGCCGACGTCTCCCGAAGCACGTTCTTCAACTACTTCCCCTCCCGCGACAGCGCGATCGTCGGCCGCTCGATGCTGGCTCGCACCCCCGAGCAGATCGACGCCGCATTTTCAGCACACCCCGGCGACACCGTGCGCGGTGCGATCGCCCTCCTGGCGGTCGGCGCACGGGAGCCCTCCCCTGAGGCCTCCGCCGCTGCGCGGCTGCATTGGCAGCTGATCGCCGAGCAGGAGACCGCACGGCGCCACTACTCCTACGCGCTCATCGGCACCCAGCAGCGGCTCACCGAGGCCACGCTCGCGTGGCTCACCGCGCATCCGGAGGAGGCGACACTCCCCGACGACCTCGAACGCGAAGCGACACTCGTCGTGACCGCCGTGAATGCCGTGCTCTACTCCGTGACCGAAGCGTGGACGATCCCGTTCGCCGCCATCGAGAAGCCAGCGGAGGCCATCGATCTCGCCATCGACCGCCTCGCCCGAACGATTGGGGCGACCTCATGA
- a CDS encoding TetR family transcriptional regulator, with amino-acid sequence MTGTTAPRIPRDQRRRDTEQRIEVAAVTAALELGFDNVTIEEICSRASIARSTFFTHFHARDSAVLGRPLELLAPDEAHRVFDAHANNLPLGVHHLVVASAGARETAAEIVAARARLVTEQPEAHVFSTAMLTDTGTDIMTLLQEWLIAHPEHARIPEAPEVEASFASNAYYAGVSTIPGGWMATLLDPESAAQLIERAIDDLRVILRP; translated from the coding sequence ATGACCGGCACCACCGCACCCCGGATTCCGCGCGATCAGCGTCGCCGCGACACCGAGCAGCGCATCGAAGTCGCCGCCGTCACTGCCGCCCTCGAGCTCGGCTTCGACAACGTCACGATCGAGGAGATCTGCTCGCGCGCCTCGATCGCGCGCAGCACATTCTTCACCCACTTCCACGCGCGCGACTCCGCCGTGCTCGGCCGGCCCCTCGAACTGCTCGCGCCAGACGAGGCGCACCGCGTGTTCGACGCACACGCGAACAACCTGCCGCTCGGCGTCCACCATCTGGTGGTCGCCTCGGCGGGCGCCCGGGAGACCGCTGCGGAGATCGTCGCGGCCCGGGCGCGGCTCGTCACGGAACAACCCGAGGCGCATGTCTTCAGCACCGCGATGCTCACCGACACGGGCACCGACATCATGACGCTGCTGCAGGAATGGCTCATCGCGCATCCCGAGCACGCACGCATTCCCGAGGCGCCTGAGGTGGAGGCGAGCTTCGCCTCGAACGCCTACTACGCGGGGGTCTCGACGATCCCCGGCGGATGGATGGCGACACTCCTCGATCCGGAGTCGGCCGCCCAGCTCATCGAACGTGCCATCGACGACCTGCGCGTCATCCTCCGCCCCTGA
- a CDS encoding LCP family protein — MTETEPIRDRSRAARAPRPVTIARHGRLSRTGPWRTVLGLIGGAMAVTLVSGGAVVGIAATQLQSDIANNSVAINETEAPIPDLGAYDGGFNILIVGSDEFHDRDSVLNDVNIIVHVAADHSSAVAVSLPRDMVVPYPSCTNENTGKKTSAASGLPINNALSMGGLGCVVSVVENFTGLDVHFAGMIGFEGVAAMSSAVGGVEVCVESRIKDRYTGLDLQPGTHTLEGWEALMFLRTRHGVGDGSDLTRISSQQVYMSSLVRKLKSEDTLTNATKLYGLAQAATKNMTLSTELSNPLTMISLAKALSRIPMERITFVQYPGSTGGPTGGVTPNKTLGNKLMDAIRADQAIALDSEGDGRGAVLDPNAPVEPEAPVEEPGAVEPDSGTVTPGAEVPATAEPPVGEAVKISGLRGQTAAAPTCSKGN, encoded by the coding sequence GTGACCGAGACCGAGCCGATCCGCGACCGCTCCCGGGCGGCCCGCGCTCCGCGCCCTGTCACGATCGCCCGCCACGGCCGCCTGAGCCGAACGGGTCCGTGGCGCACGGTTCTCGGCCTCATCGGCGGTGCCATGGCGGTCACGCTGGTCTCGGGAGGTGCCGTCGTCGGAATCGCAGCGACGCAGCTCCAGTCCGACATCGCCAACAATTCCGTCGCCATCAACGAGACCGAGGCGCCGATCCCCGATCTGGGTGCCTATGACGGAGGCTTCAACATCCTCATCGTCGGCAGCGATGAGTTCCACGACCGCGACTCGGTGCTCAACGACGTCAACATCATCGTGCATGTGGCAGCCGACCACTCGAGCGCCGTCGCTGTGAGCCTTCCGCGCGACATGGTCGTGCCCTACCCCTCGTGCACCAACGAGAATACGGGCAAGAAGACGAGCGCGGCGAGTGGTCTCCCGATCAACAATGCGCTGTCGATGGGTGGCCTCGGCTGCGTCGTCTCGGTTGTCGAGAACTTCACCGGGCTCGACGTGCACTTCGCGGGCATGATCGGCTTCGAGGGCGTCGCCGCGATGTCGAGCGCCGTCGGCGGCGTCGAAGTGTGCGTGGAGAGCCGGATCAAGGACCGCTACACCGGCCTCGACCTTCAGCCGGGCACCCACACGCTCGAGGGCTGGGAGGCGCTGATGTTCCTGCGCACCCGTCACGGTGTCGGCGACGGATCGGACCTCACGCGGATCAGCTCGCAGCAGGTCTACATGTCGTCACTGGTGCGGAAGCTGAAGTCGGAGGACACTCTCACCAACGCCACCAAGCTGTACGGTCTCGCGCAGGCCGCGACGAAGAACATGACGCTCTCGACCGAGCTGTCGAACCCGCTCACGATGATCTCTCTCGCGAAGGCGCTCAGCCGCATTCCGATGGAGCGCATCACGTTCGTGCAGTACCCCGGTTCGACCGGCGGGCCCACGGGCGGTGTGACACCCAACAAGACGCTCGGCAACAAGCTCATGGATGCGATCCGCGCCGACCAGGCGATCGCTCTCGACTCTGAGGGCGATGGCCGCGGTGCCGTGCTCGACCCGAACGCTCCGGTGGAGCCGGAGGCGCCCGTCGAGGAGCCGGGTGCCGTGGAGCCGGACTCGGGCACGGTGACGCCGGGCGCGGAGGTGCCTGCGACTGCTGAGCCTCCCGTTGGAGAGGCCGTCAAGATCTCGGGTCTGCGTGGCCAGACGGCCGCGGCGCCCACCTGCTCGAAGGGCAACTGA
- a CDS encoding HAD family hydrolase: MTALAPADRRLVGLDVDGTVLTEKGELGDDVAREIRRVHDAGHEVMLSTGRSVSLTLPVLDRLHIAPEYVVCANGAIVMRRDPSAPMGYVRDRVQTFDPREVLTTVRGHLEEASFAVEDEEGLFRFTGRFPEGALASGRLQVEFDDLLGKPATRVVVLSPGHAIEDFLSVVERMGLHKVSYNVGWTAWLDIAPDGVNKGTGMEYVREKLGIPRENVVVMGDGRNDIDMFEWAAAGGGVAVAMGQAPPEVIEVATEVTGADLEQGVASALARLFQA; encoded by the coding sequence GTGACGGCCCTCGCCCCCGCGGATCGTCGCCTCGTCGGACTCGATGTCGACGGCACGGTGCTGACCGAGAAGGGCGAGCTGGGCGACGACGTCGCTCGCGAGATCCGTCGAGTGCACGACGCCGGACACGAGGTCATGCTGTCGACGGGCCGCTCGGTCTCGTTGACCCTCCCGGTGCTCGATCGCCTGCACATCGCCCCCGAATACGTCGTGTGCGCGAACGGCGCGATCGTAATGCGCCGCGACCCGAGCGCCCCCATGGGCTACGTGCGCGACCGGGTGCAGACCTTCGACCCCCGCGAGGTGCTCACGACCGTGCGCGGCCACCTCGAGGAGGCGAGCTTCGCCGTCGAAGACGAGGAAGGGCTGTTCCGCTTCACGGGGCGCTTCCCGGAGGGCGCGCTCGCCTCGGGGCGCCTGCAGGTGGAGTTCGATGACCTTCTCGGGAAGCCGGCGACGCGCGTCGTGGTGCTGTCGCCCGGTCACGCGATCGAGGACTTCCTGTCGGTCGTCGAGCGCATGGGCCTGCACAAGGTGAGCTACAACGTCGGGTGGACCGCGTGGCTCGACATCGCGCCCGACGGCGTCAACAAGGGCACGGGCATGGAGTACGTGCGCGAGAAGCTGGGGATCCCCCGCGAGAACGTCGTCGTCATGGGCGACGGACGCAACGACATCGACATGTTCGAGTGGGCGGCAGCCGGAGGCGGTGTCGCCGTGGCGATGGGCCAGGCTCCACCCGAGGTCATCGAGGTGGCCACCGAGGTGACCGGAGCCGACCTCGAACAGGGCGTGGCCAGCGCGCTCGCACGACTTTTCCAGGCTTGA
- the serS gene encoding serine--tRNA ligase gives MIDPQLLRETPELVKASQERRGESVSLVDEALAADTARRAAISAFETLRAEQNVFGKTVAKAAKEDKAALVAQAQELAAKVKEAQKAANDAEERFTELARAIPNIVLDGVPAGGEDDFVTLREVGGKPSFDFEPLDHLALGEKLDAIDMERGAKVSGSRFYFLKGVGARLELALMQLGLQRAVEAGFTPLITPTLVRPDIMSGTGFLGAHADEIYYLERDDLYLTGTSEVALAGYHKDEILDVSNGPLRYAGWSTCYRREAGSGGKDTRGIIRVHQFQKLEMFSYIDPADAEAEHEKLLAMQEGMLQSLGLSYRVIDTAAGDLGSSAARKFDVEAWVPTQGAYRELTSTSNCTTFQARRLDTRFRGENGKTSPVATLNGTLATTRWIVALLETHQQADGSVVVPEVLRPFLGLDILEPVA, from the coding sequence GTGATCGACCCCCAGCTGCTGCGTGAGACGCCGGAACTCGTGAAAGCTTCGCAGGAACGTCGAGGCGAATCCGTCTCGCTCGTCGACGAGGCGCTCGCCGCCGACACGGCGCGCCGAGCCGCGATCTCCGCATTCGAGACCCTGCGGGCCGAGCAGAACGTGTTCGGCAAGACGGTTGCGAAGGCCGCCAAGGAAGACAAGGCAGCGCTCGTCGCCCAGGCGCAGGAGCTCGCGGCGAAGGTCAAGGAGGCGCAGAAGGCGGCGAATGACGCCGAGGAGCGCTTCACCGAGCTCGCGCGCGCGATCCCGAACATCGTGCTCGATGGTGTTCCCGCGGGCGGCGAGGATGACTTCGTGACGCTGCGCGAAGTGGGCGGCAAGCCCAGCTTCGACTTCGAGCCGCTCGACCACCTCGCGCTCGGCGAGAAGCTCGACGCGATCGACATGGAGCGCGGGGCGAAGGTCTCGGGCTCTCGCTTCTACTTCCTGAAGGGCGTCGGTGCGCGCCTCGAGCTCGCGCTCATGCAGCTCGGCCTGCAGCGCGCGGTCGAGGCGGGCTTCACGCCGCTCATCACACCCACGCTCGTGCGCCCCGACATCATGTCCGGCACGGGCTTCCTCGGCGCGCACGCCGACGAGATCTACTACCTCGAGCGCGACGACCTCTACCTGACCGGCACGAGCGAGGTCGCCCTCGCCGGCTACCACAAGGACGAGATCCTCGACGTCTCGAACGGCCCGCTCCGCTACGCCGGATGGTCGACCTGCTACCGCCGCGAGGCCGGCTCGGGCGGCAAGGACACGCGCGGCATCATCCGCGTGCACCAGTTCCAGAAGCTCGAGATGTTCAGCTACATCGACCCGGCTGACGCCGAGGCGGAGCACGAGAAGCTCCTCGCGATGCAGGAGGGCATGCTGCAGAGCCTCGGCCTCTCGTACCGCGTGATCGACACCGCGGCGGGCGACCTCGGCTCGAGCGCGGCGCGCAAGTTCGACGTCGAGGCGTGGGTTCCCACGCAGGGCGCCTACCGCGAGCTCACCTCCACCTCGAACTGCACGACGTTCCAGGCGCGCCGCCTCGACACCCGCTTCCGGGGCGAGAACGGCAAGACGAGCCCTGTCGCGACGCTCAACGGCACCCTCGCGACGACCCGGTGGATCGTCGCGCTGCTCGAGACGCACCAGCAGGCGGACGGCTCGGTCGTCGTGCCGGAGGTGCTGCGTCCGTTCCTCGGGCTCGACATCCTGGAGCCGGTCGCGTGA